The following coding sequences are from one Pseudomonas mendocina window:
- the rpsF gene encoding 30S ribosomal protein S6: protein MRHYEIIFLVHPDQSEQVGGMVERYTKLIEEDGGKIHRLEDWGRRQLAYAINNVHKAHYVMLNVECTGKALAELEDNFRYNDAVIRNLVIRRDEAVTGQSEMLKAEENRSERRERRERPENAESNDGDDSDSNDSDNADE, encoded by the coding sequence ATGCGTCATTACGAAATCATCTTTCTGGTTCACCCGGATCAGAGCGAGCAAGTCGGCGGCATGGTCGAGCGTTACACCAAGCTGATCGAAGAAGACGGTGGCAAAATCCACCGCCTGGAAGACTGGGGTCGTCGTCAGCTGGCTTACGCCATCAACAACGTCCACAAAGCCCACTACGTGATGCTCAACGTAGAGTGCACCGGCAAGGCCCTGGCCGAGCTGGAAGACAACTTCCGCTACAACGACGCCGTGATCCGTAACCTGGTCATCCGTCGCGACGAGGCCGTCACTGGCCAGTCCGAGATGCTGAAGGCCGAAGAAAACCGCAGTGAGCGCCGCGAGCGTCGTGAACGTCCTGAAAACGCCGAGTCCAACGACGGCGATGACAGCGACAGCAACGACAGCGACAACGCTGACGAGTAA
- the rpsR gene encoding 30S ribosomal protein S18 yields MARFFRRRKFCRFTAEDVKEIDFKDLNTLKAYISETGKIVPSRITGTKARYQRQLATAIKRARFLALLPYTDSHGR; encoded by the coding sequence ATGGCACGTTTCTTCCGTCGTCGTAAATTCTGCCGCTTCACCGCTGAAGACGTGAAAGAGATCGATTTCAAAGATCTCAACACTCTGAAGGCCTACATCTCGGAAACCGGCAAAATCGTTCCTAGCCGTATCACCGGTACCAAGGCTCGTTATCAGCGTCAGCTGGCCACCGCTATCAAGCGCGCCCGCTTCCTGGCCCTGCTGCCCTACACCGACAGCCACGGCCGCTGA
- the rlmB gene encoding 23S rRNA (guanosine(2251)-2'-O)-methyltransferase RlmB, giving the protein MSDLEKIYGVHAVEALLRHHPKRVKQVWLADGRSDPRVQPLLELAAQSRVKVGQCERREMDAWVEGVHQGVVADVSPSQVWGEAMLEELLDRCEGPPLLLVLDGVTDPHNLGACLRTADAAGALAVIVPKDKSATLNATVRKVACGAAEVIPLVAVTNLARSLEKLQQRGLWVVGTAGEAEQEVYQQDMTGPTVLIMGAEGKGMRRLTREHCDYLVKLPMAGSVSSLNVSVATGVCLFEAVRQRQAKRKA; this is encoded by the coding sequence ATGAGTGATCTGGAAAAGATCTACGGTGTACATGCCGTAGAAGCCTTGCTGCGTCATCATCCCAAGCGGGTGAAGCAGGTCTGGCTGGCCGATGGTCGCAGCGATCCTCGGGTGCAGCCTTTGCTGGAGCTGGCTGCGCAGTCTCGCGTAAAGGTGGGGCAGTGCGAGCGCCGTGAGATGGATGCCTGGGTCGAGGGCGTGCATCAGGGCGTGGTTGCCGATGTCAGCCCCAGCCAGGTCTGGGGCGAGGCGATGCTCGAAGAGTTGCTCGACCGCTGCGAGGGCCCGCCTTTGCTGCTGGTTCTCGATGGCGTGACCGATCCACACAACCTGGGGGCCTGCCTGCGTACGGCGGATGCTGCCGGCGCGTTGGCGGTGATCGTACCCAAGGACAAATCGGCAACCCTCAACGCCACGGTGCGCAAGGTGGCCTGCGGCGCTGCCGAGGTGATTCCGTTGGTGGCGGTGACCAATCTGGCGCGCAGTCTGGAGAAGTTGCAGCAGCGCGGCCTGTGGGTGGTCGGCACGGCCGGCGAGGCTGAGCAAGAGGTCTATCAACAGGACATGACCGGGCCAACGGTGCTGATCATGGGCGCCGAGGGCAAGGGCATGCGACGCCTGACTCGCGAACATTGTGATTACCTGGTCAAGCTGCCAATGGCTGGCAGTGTCAGCAGTCTCAACGTCTCGGTCGCCACCGGTGTCTGCCTGTTCGAGGCAGTACGTCAGCGTCAGGCCAAGCGCAAGGCGTAG
- the rplI gene encoding 50S ribosomal protein L9 codes for MEVILLEKIANLGNLGDKVNVKAGYGRNFLLPQGKATAATEANVAAFEARRAELEKAAAEKKASAESRAAQLAELEVTITATAGDEGKLFGSIGTHDIADALTASGVEVAKAEVRLPNGTIRQVGEYDVAVHLHTDVEATVKVIVVAA; via the coding sequence ATGGAAGTCATCCTGCTGGAAAAAATCGCCAATCTGGGCAACCTGGGCGACAAAGTGAACGTTAAGGCTGGTTACGGCCGTAACTTCCTGCTGCCGCAAGGCAAAGCTACCGCTGCCACCGAAGCCAACGTCGCTGCTTTCGAAGCACGTCGCGCCGAGCTGGAAAAAGCCGCTGCCGAGAAGAAAGCTTCCGCTGAATCTCGCGCTGCTCAACTGGCTGAACTGGAAGTCACCATCACCGCCACCGCTGGCGATGAAGGCAAGCTGTTCGGTTCCATCGGTACCCACGACATCGCTGATGCCCTGACCGCCTCCGGCGTTGAAGTGGCCAAAGCTGAAGTGCGTCTGCCGAACGGCACCATTCGCCAGGTTGGCGAATACGACGTAGCTGTGCACCTGCACACCGACGTCGAAGCCACCGTCAAGGTGATC